One genomic window of Kosmotoga olearia TBF 19.5.1 includes the following:
- a CDS encoding Fur family transcriptional regulator, with amino-acid sequence MFDVKSAISMLKGKGYRITPQRVAVLRVLHNNTEHPTAEEIHRKTMKLQSNVSIATVYNVLEMLEKEGFIVVLQTPDGTRRYDPNTELHAHFVCERCNRIFDVELSQNLSKGLLFFVPEDSSEVKQINISFFGICKRCAQQQTS; translated from the coding sequence ATGTTTGATGTTAAGTCTGCCATAAGTATGCTTAAAGGCAAAGGGTATCGTATTACTCCACAGAGAGTTGCCGTGTTACGCGTTTTACATAACAACACGGAACACCCTACCGCTGAAGAGATCCATAGAAAAACCATGAAGCTGCAATCCAATGTTTCGATAGCAACCGTTTACAATGTCCTGGAGATGCTAGAAAAAGAGGGATTCATAGTGGTGCTCCAGACACCGGATGGAACACGGAGATACGATCCAAACACTGAACTCCACGCTCATTTCGTATGTGAAAGATGCAATAGAATTTTCGATGTTGAACTTTCTCAAAACCTTTCTAAGGGACTTCTTTTCTTTGTACCTGAGGATAGTTCAGAAGTTAAACAAATCAATATCTCTTTTTTTGGTATATGTAAACGCTGTGCACAACAACAAACATCGTGA
- the nth gene encoding endonuclease III, whose product MNNCKPEVVAAKIIELFPRIHQDSDPYRVLVSTVLSQRTRDENTEVASKKLFSVYPDVFAIAKAKPEDLYNLIKAAGMYRQKAERIVEISKIIVETYNGKVPDTLEELTKLPGVGRKTANIVLNVSFGKAALAVDTHVHRISNRLGWIKTKQPEQSEFELQKILPEELWGPLNGSMVEFGRRVCKPVNPQCNECPINSCCRYFSDVQKKR is encoded by the coding sequence ATGAATAATTGTAAACCGGAAGTTGTAGCGGCAAAAATAATCGAGCTTTTTCCGCGGATTCATCAGGACAGCGATCCTTACAGGGTCCTGGTTTCCACTGTGTTGAGTCAGAGGACGCGGGATGAAAACACAGAGGTGGCATCAAAAAAACTTTTCTCGGTCTACCCTGATGTTTTTGCTATAGCAAAAGCAAAACCTGAGGATCTTTACAATCTGATTAAAGCGGCCGGGATGTATCGACAAAAGGCAGAAAGGATAGTCGAAATCTCAAAGATTATTGTTGAGACATACAACGGGAAAGTTCCGGATACCCTTGAAGAATTAACCAAATTGCCCGGAGTAGGAAGGAAAACCGCGAATATCGTTCTCAACGTTTCTTTTGGGAAAGCAGCACTTGCTGTTGATACACATGTTCATAGGATCTCAAACAGGCTCGGGTGGATAAAGACAAAACAGCCGGAACAGTCTGAATTTGAGCTTCAGAAGATTTTACCGGAGGAATTGTGGGGACCTTTGAATGGTTCTATGGTGGAATTCGGCCGAAGGGTGTGCAAGCCTGTAAATCCACAATGCAATGAGTGTCCCATCAATTCCTGCTGCCGGTATTTCTCAGATGTTCAGAAAAAGAGGTGA
- the pheT gene encoding phenylalanine--tRNA ligase subunit beta codes for MRIPVEWLNEIIDLSDKDVQELTSALSLSGTAVEGVEYPWDYLEGAVTGKIEKVIPHPNADKLVVTEVNIGDKLLTVVTADLSVKPEEYVAVLPEGGRLWDLEIRKRNFRGVMSEGMFLSFEELRLEEKSTHILRFSEAVPLGKDVKDILKLNYPVIEVELTPNRGDCLSMIGIARELRAIYKRPLKIPEINEVKGTDKPVEIRIEDEGCQRYTALVMKNVRVKESPLWLKRRLIAAGLRPLNNVVDITNYVLLETGHPVHAFDLAKIPNKKIVVRNASQGEKMTLLDGKVIELLDTDLLITDGETPLALAGIMGGANSGISEETTDVLLEVAVFDPVRIRKTARRLGISTDSSYRFERGIDAKDSLYVIKRLATLLQQLASAEIASGIIDVGQSSEPGTIHLRKWFVDKVLGTVVPIKDVEEILLSLGFSLKESGDGWNVTPPSHRHDIDQEIDLVEEIGRIYGYDKIESELPRITPGGCSQSSEVKTIKRVKNIMTSLGYDEVITYSFINPDSITSLDKNLKYTLLKNPLSIEMSALRPSLLFGLLEVASYNYRRQNRDLKIFEVGKIFSVDPKKPESLSLGFLAMGKENKEDYTDKRMVSFYTFKGVVEDVLESYGVSVTFKEPEESWLEKRASADIYIGEKKIGFFGVFDSSLADRLYEIKNAEVFIAELDLESLLEKETKRCINVNMSPFPRVFRDLSILISPEITYEKIKETIQKAGSKYLTDIRVTDIYRGKGIPKGFRSITISLTFESFTETLKEDEINSAINNIISSLEEIGVKLRG; via the coding sequence ATGAGAATACCCGTCGAATGGTTGAATGAGATAATAGATCTATCAGATAAAGATGTTCAGGAGTTAACCAGTGCGCTTTCACTCAGCGGTACAGCGGTTGAAGGTGTTGAATATCCCTGGGATTATCTTGAAGGAGCGGTAACGGGAAAAATTGAAAAGGTTATCCCCCATCCGAATGCAGATAAGCTCGTTGTCACCGAGGTGAATATAGGGGACAAACTTTTAACGGTAGTTACTGCTGATCTCAGCGTCAAACCTGAAGAATACGTGGCTGTGCTTCCTGAAGGTGGCAGGCTATGGGATCTGGAGATAAGAAAGAGGAACTTTCGCGGAGTGATGTCTGAAGGGATGTTCCTTTCATTTGAAGAGTTAAGGCTCGAGGAAAAATCAACACACATCCTCAGATTCTCCGAAGCGGTACCACTGGGAAAAGACGTTAAAGATATCCTGAAACTGAACTATCCTGTAATAGAGGTGGAGTTGACACCCAATAGAGGTGATTGTCTGTCAATGATCGGTATTGCGCGAGAGTTGCGGGCTATATACAAACGTCCTCTCAAAATCCCGGAGATTAACGAAGTCAAAGGAACAGATAAACCGGTAGAAATAAGAATTGAAGATGAGGGATGTCAAAGATACACAGCACTTGTGATGAAAAACGTCAGGGTTAAAGAATCACCACTGTGGTTGAAGAGACGCCTCATCGCTGCAGGATTGAGACCCTTAAACAACGTTGTTGACATCACCAACTATGTCTTATTAGAAACTGGCCACCCGGTTCACGCTTTTGATCTGGCCAAAATCCCGAACAAAAAAATCGTGGTTAGGAATGCTTCGCAGGGAGAAAAAATGACACTGCTTGATGGTAAGGTTATCGAGCTTCTTGACACGGATCTGCTGATAACGGATGGAGAAACACCGCTTGCGCTGGCCGGTATTATGGGAGGAGCGAATTCGGGGATCTCAGAAGAGACCACCGATGTCCTATTAGAGGTAGCAGTCTTTGATCCTGTCAGAATAAGAAAAACGGCCAGGAGATTGGGTATATCTACTGATAGCTCTTACCGCTTCGAAAGAGGGATAGACGCAAAGGATTCGCTGTATGTCATCAAAAGGCTTGCCACCCTGTTGCAACAACTCGCTTCTGCCGAGATAGCCAGCGGAATAATCGACGTTGGGCAATCTTCAGAACCAGGAACCATTCATCTGCGAAAATGGTTTGTGGATAAGGTTCTTGGAACTGTGGTTCCTATAAAAGACGTAGAAGAAATATTGCTATCTCTAGGATTTTCGCTCAAAGAATCCGGTGATGGCTGGAATGTTACCCCACCATCTCACAGGCACGATATCGATCAGGAGATCGATCTTGTGGAAGAAATCGGCCGTATCTATGGTTACGACAAGATTGAAAGCGAGCTTCCGCGAATTACTCCAGGTGGCTGCTCACAATCTTCAGAGGTAAAAACCATAAAAAGGGTAAAAAATATCATGACTTCCCTGGGATATGACGAAGTTATCACATACAGTTTTATTAATCCGGATAGTATCACCTCGCTGGACAAGAATCTCAAATACACCTTACTGAAAAATCCTCTTTCAATCGAGATGAGTGCGCTAAGACCCTCTCTCCTTTTTGGGCTTCTTGAGGTGGCTTCATACAACTATCGCAGGCAAAATAGAGATCTCAAAATATTTGAAGTGGGAAAGATTTTCTCGGTGGATCCAAAAAAGCCTGAATCGCTGTCTCTCGGATTTTTGGCCATGGGGAAAGAGAACAAGGAGGATTACACAGACAAACGCATGGTTTCTTTCTACACCTTCAAAGGAGTTGTTGAAGATGTCCTTGAATCTTACGGCGTTTCCGTTACCTTCAAAGAACCAGAAGAGAGCTGGCTGGAAAAACGCGCTTCTGCGGATATTTATATAGGCGAAAAGAAAATAGGCTTTTTCGGAGTCTTCGATAGCAGTCTAGCTGATAGGCTCTACGAAATAAAGAACGCTGAGGTCTTCATCGCTGAACTCGACCTTGAAAGCCTACTGGAAAAAGAAACGAAAAGGTGTATTAATGTAAATATGTCTCCGTTCCCGAGGGTATTCAGAGATCTTTCGATCCTCATAAGCCCTGAAATCACCTATGAAAAAATAAAAGAGACAATTCAGAAAGCCGGCAGCAAATATCTGACGGATATCAGGGTTACCGACATATATCGTGGAAAAGGAATCCCCAAGGGATTTAGGAGCATTACAATCTCTCTTACCTTCGAGTCTTTTACAGAAACGCTGAAGGAAGATGAGATCAATTCAGCGATAAACAATATTATTAGCTCCCTGGAAGAAATTGGAGTGAAGTTACGTGGATAA
- the pheS gene encoding phenylalanine--tRNA ligase subunit alpha, with protein sequence MVSDIREFDLEKALKEISEATNSAELQVIKARYLGKQGLVTSMLKKIRELPPEERKGYGKMVNQFKRTLEEKISEKRRVLEMEARKIRELEDRYDVSLPGARRDRGALHLLTQVMEEVQEIWSSMGFEVVLGPEIEEVYYNFEALNTPEWHPARDMHDTFYLDERWLLRTHTSPVQIRVMESRKPPLAIFSPGKCYRKDTPDSTHLPMFHQFEVLYVDRHVSVAHLKGVLEVFVKRMFGENRKIRLGPSFFPFTEPSFEVDVSCGICGGTGCRSCGGTGWLEILGSGMVHPNVFRNVGYDPEIWSGFALGTGVERIAMLKYNLGDIRDLLRNDRRFLKKFMGVNA encoded by the coding sequence ATGGTGTCAGATATCAGAGAATTTGATTTAGAAAAGGCCTTAAAAGAGATTTCTGAAGCTACGAACTCAGCCGAGCTTCAGGTAATCAAAGCTCGCTATTTAGGAAAACAAGGGCTCGTGACTTCCATGCTTAAAAAGATTCGGGAACTCCCTCCAGAGGAGCGAAAGGGCTACGGGAAGATGGTTAACCAGTTCAAAAGGACCCTTGAAGAGAAAATCTCTGAAAAACGAAGAGTTCTCGAAATGGAAGCGCGAAAAATCAGGGAACTTGAGGACAGGTACGATGTTTCCTTGCCTGGAGCTAGACGCGACAGAGGTGCATTACATCTTCTCACGCAGGTTATGGAAGAGGTTCAGGAAATCTGGAGCAGCATGGGATTTGAGGTTGTGCTTGGTCCGGAAATTGAGGAGGTTTACTACAACTTCGAAGCATTGAATACTCCGGAATGGCATCCTGCAAGAGATATGCATGATACTTTTTACCTCGATGAACGTTGGCTCCTCAGAACCCATACCTCTCCAGTTCAAATAAGGGTTATGGAGTCGCGAAAGCCGCCTCTGGCGATCTTTTCACCCGGGAAATGTTACCGCAAGGATACCCCGGACAGTACTCATCTGCCAATGTTCCATCAATTTGAGGTTTTGTATGTCGATAGGCACGTCTCAGTGGCGCATTTGAAAGGTGTTCTTGAGGTTTTCGTGAAAAGGATGTTTGGTGAAAACAGAAAAATCCGATTGGGACCAAGTTTCTTCCCCTTTACTGAACCGAGCTTTGAGGTTGACGTGTCTTGCGGAATTTGTGGTGGTACCGGTTGCCGTAGCTGCGGTGGTACCGGCTGGCTGGAAATCCTCGGATCAGGAATGGTTCATCCCAATGTTTTCAGAAATGTTGGTTACGATCCCGAGATCTGGTCTGGATTCGCACTCGGTACGGGTGTCGAAAGGATCGCGATGCTCAAATACAACCTCGGGGATATCAGAGACCTTCTCAGAAATGATCGAAGATTCCTCAAAAAGTTCATGGGGGTGAATGCATGA
- a CDS encoding ABC transporter permease: MTIIRSNTIQKILKFTVFQATISTLLAVLVGFPAAYYYAHHNDTLAKLLYITTFIPFFLPGISAVVGFLIMYGRNGILNSFLGIFGIKLQILYTFTAILLGHIFYNAPILVRVLGDALAGIPKEQIENALSDGANKWKIFWKIEFPLVLPALVAGTILIFSYCFTSFAVVLILGGSQYATLEVAIYMYLKLLAKPNIAISLAILQFLFIFAFGFFLSFFEKRESFQYGERYIEKRKYLKVYSVLFLIFESAPVIAGFAGSVYDFRRKEFLFDRIVTIFTSSQIPIVGSTIPEAILRSLLLSATTALIGMVLGFSMIWGLRDTPRGSFILRGISLLSISITPAILALSYSTSFKFIAPPLAMILLYLVVSLPINLNLIHAGTAGVSVTAIEAAKIDGASSLQILWHIIVPLFRKVLIASFSVIFAISMGEFSGSLILGGDSYPTITVAIYRLMSSRHLIEARFLSSLLVIVVLVSLALIGGFFTSFSEHLRNTGSRN; this comes from the coding sequence TTGACAATAATAAGAAGCAATACAATTCAGAAGATTTTGAAATTTACTGTGTTTCAGGCAACAATAAGCACGCTGCTGGCTGTTCTTGTTGGATTTCCGGCTGCTTATTACTATGCCCACCACAATGATACTCTAGCGAAACTCCTTTACATAACGACGTTCATTCCGTTTTTTTTACCGGGGATATCAGCGGTTGTAGGTTTTCTGATAATGTACGGAAGAAATGGTATACTCAATTCCTTCCTGGGGATTTTTGGGATCAAGCTTCAGATTCTTTACACCTTCACCGCGATCTTGCTTGGACATATTTTTTACAACGCCCCGATACTTGTTAGAGTTCTCGGTGATGCACTTGCAGGAATCCCAAAAGAACAGATAGAAAACGCACTGTCTGATGGTGCGAATAAATGGAAGATATTCTGGAAGATTGAATTTCCTCTGGTTCTTCCTGCATTAGTGGCCGGAACTATTCTCATTTTTTCTTACTGCTTCACTTCCTTTGCTGTTGTTTTGATTCTCGGTGGCTCGCAGTACGCGACCCTGGAGGTTGCGATTTACATGTACCTCAAACTACTTGCCAAACCAAATATCGCGATTTCTCTGGCAATACTCCAATTTCTTTTCATATTTGCCTTTGGATTTTTTCTTTCTTTCTTCGAAAAGAGAGAGAGCTTTCAATATGGAGAACGGTACATTGAAAAAAGAAAATACCTGAAGGTTTACTCCGTTCTCTTTCTGATTTTTGAAAGCGCGCCGGTTATAGCGGGTTTTGCTGGATCGGTTTACGATTTTCGAAGGAAAGAATTTCTCTTTGACAGGATAGTGACCATCTTTACATCATCGCAGATTCCTATCGTGGGTTCTACCATCCCGGAGGCAATTTTAAGATCGCTGCTATTGTCAGCAACCACAGCCTTAATAGGAATGGTTCTCGGTTTTTCTATGATCTGGGGATTAAGAGATACACCTCGTGGAAGCTTTATTTTAAGAGGTATTTCTCTTCTAAGTATATCAATAACCCCGGCTATACTTGCTCTATCTTACAGCACTTCTTTTAAGTTTATTGCACCACCGCTGGCCATGATTCTGCTCTACCTTGTGGTATCCCTTCCAATCAATCTGAACCTGATCCACGCTGGAACCGCTGGTGTGAGCGTAACGGCAATAGAAGCGGCAAAAATAGATGGTGCCAGCTCATTGCAAATTCTGTGGCATATTATCGTTCCTCTTTTCAGAAAGGTGCTTATCGCATCCTTCAGTGTGATCTTTGCGATATCTATGGGCGAATTCAGCGGGTCTCTAATCCTCGGTGGAGATAGCTATCCCACAATAACCGTTGCCATATATCGGTTGATGTCCAGCCGCCATCTCATCGAAGCGAGATTTCTGAGCTCTTTGCTGGTGATTGTCGTTCTGGTCTCACTGGCACTGATAGGCGGTTTCTTCACCTCTTTTTCTGAACATCTGAGAAATACCGGCAGCAGGAATTGA
- a CDS encoding RNA polymerase sigma factor: MDEKKLIEGLKKKEMWAYEVLYDKYAPRLGSVIRSYLGTDDVDDVLQETFIKVFKNIKKFRGEAKLSTWLYRVAINVCNDIIAKRKRNREYLTDFQENDEKPFLEPPAPNDVFREVMNELSYEELTNIIAKLPEEDRLLIKLRDIEGLSYEEIAQILGKPNGTIKSRLHYARKRLRHLLEEGGYNE, from the coding sequence TTGGACGAGAAAAAATTGATCGAAGGACTGAAAAAGAAAGAAATGTGGGCTTATGAGGTACTGTACGACAAATACGCTCCTCGATTGGGGAGTGTTATTCGTTCCTACCTCGGCACAGATGATGTTGATGACGTCCTTCAGGAGACTTTTATAAAGGTGTTTAAAAATATAAAAAAGTTCCGTGGCGAAGCGAAACTATCTACATGGCTTTATAGGGTCGCAATCAACGTGTGTAATGACATTATTGCAAAACGGAAGAGAAACCGGGAGTACTTGACGGACTTCCAGGAAAACGACGAGAAACCATTTCTCGAACCTCCAGCGCCCAACGATGTGTTCAGGGAAGTAATGAACGAGCTGAGCTATGAAGAACTGACAAATATAATCGCAAAACTCCCTGAAGAAGATAGGTTGTTGATAAAGCTTAGAGATATTGAGGGGCTTTCATATGAAGAGATAGCCCAGATTCTCGGGAAGCCAAACGGAACAATAAAGAGCCGATTACACTATGCCCGGAAACGTCTCAGGCATCTCCTTGAGGAGGGAGGTTACAATGAGTAA
- a CDS encoding aminopeptidase — MNVNSKDELVFKHKTAWKDLKRASIEEYSGEYLAFLKEGLTERKVVNYLVEYLRDRGFLSLDELEEKPEKLSGVTGVYNSRSGKTLVALRLAEDFENGFRFVGAHADAPRLDLKPLPVVEKQGLVLLKTHYYGGVKKYQWLNIPLALVGVVVKSNGDVVEISIGTEPGDPVFVISDLLPHLDRRKGDINDVFKGKDLNALAASIPIDLDKDSKESVKLHFLKLLNNKYGLTEEDFISAELQLVPAIEPREIGLDRSMIAGYGHDDRVCSFAAITALADSKELRKNACVLIFDKEEIGSDGLTGAKGSFWINTLVRVARLLKASDPVMTVNLALEKSYMLSGDVSAAINPMFADVHDVENAPRLGYGIVLMKYTGRGGKYGTSDASAEFVAKVRKILNENEIHWQTAILGEVDQGGGGTIAKFFAEKGIEVIDAGPAVLGMHSPFEIISKADLYETYRAYKAFLEGKDE, encoded by the coding sequence GTGAATGTGAATAGTAAAGACGAGCTCGTATTTAAACACAAAACAGCATGGAAAGATTTAAAAAGAGCTTCTATTGAGGAGTATTCTGGAGAATATCTTGCCTTCTTAAAGGAAGGATTAACCGAAAGAAAGGTTGTGAATTATTTAGTTGAATACCTTAGAGATAGAGGCTTTCTTTCGTTGGATGAACTTGAAGAAAAACCAGAAAAACTCTCTGGCGTTACCGGGGTTTATAACTCAAGGTCGGGCAAAACCCTGGTTGCGTTGCGCCTCGCTGAGGATTTTGAGAACGGATTCAGATTTGTGGGAGCTCATGCCGACGCACCAAGACTTGATTTGAAACCATTACCGGTGGTTGAAAAACAGGGACTTGTCCTTCTAAAAACCCACTATTACGGCGGCGTCAAAAAATATCAGTGGTTGAATATTCCTCTTGCGCTTGTTGGGGTCGTGGTGAAATCGAATGGCGATGTTGTAGAGATTTCTATAGGAACAGAACCGGGTGACCCGGTGTTCGTTATAAGTGATCTTTTGCCTCATCTTGATAGGCGAAAAGGCGATATAAATGATGTTTTCAAAGGAAAGGATTTAAACGCGTTAGCTGCTTCCATACCGATAGATCTGGATAAGGATTCGAAAGAATCTGTGAAACTCCATTTTCTAAAACTCTTAAACAACAAATATGGTTTAACCGAGGAAGATTTTATCAGTGCCGAACTCCAGTTGGTTCCAGCCATTGAGCCGAGGGAAATTGGGCTGGACAGGTCCATGATTGCTGGATACGGCCACGACGATAGGGTTTGTTCATTTGCAGCAATCACAGCTCTGGCTGATTCGAAGGAATTAAGAAAGAATGCCTGTGTCCTTATCTTCGATAAAGAAGAGATAGGAAGCGACGGTTTAACGGGAGCTAAAGGAAGTTTCTGGATAAACACCCTCGTTAGAGTGGCGAGGTTGTTGAAAGCGTCTGATCCAGTTATGACGGTAAATTTAGCCCTTGAAAAGTCCTATATGTTATCCGGAGATGTTTCTGCTGCCATTAATCCAATGTTTGCAGATGTTCACGATGTGGAAAACGCTCCACGGCTGGGTTATGGAATAGTTCTGATGAAATATACAGGACGCGGCGGAAAATATGGTACCAGTGACGCCAGTGCTGAATTCGTCGCAAAGGTGAGAAAGATACTAAACGAAAATGAAATTCACTGGCAAACAGCGATTCTCGGTGAAGTAGATCAGGGTGGCGGTGGAACGATTGCCAAATTTTTTGCAGAAAAAGGTATAGAGGTCATTGATGCAGGCCCGGCGGTTCTTGGAATGCATTCACCCTTTGAAATAATCTCAAAAGCTGATCTCTATGAAACATACAGAGCGTACAAAGCCTTTCTGGAGGGAAAGGATGAATAA
- a CDS encoding thiamine ABC transporter substrate-binding protein, with translation MKRTVLLILLMFLVSSLVLSEKLVVYTYDSLLPLAREAFPKFEELTGIEVVVRTYGDAGAVLSKVIAEREKSDVDVVIGIDNLLAKRAFEEDIFLSYKPKNADSIVDKSLIFDPQWRLTPYDYGAIAIIYDHAEYGKLDIESLDQLTEKRFRRSLIIQDPRTSSTGLSFVMWTYLLHQEDEDFVEFWRNLKDSILTITFGWDDAFEKFEAGEAPMMVSYATDGAYSYHYYGKVYYGAIIPGGKGYVQIEGAGICKWTDNLEAAQKFIDFLISPECQNSIPLNQWMFPVIEIDLPEAFNYAVKPTELLSVPENIDIEKIIALWESVIYE, from the coding sequence ATGAAAAGGACTGTGTTGCTGATTCTTCTGATGTTCCTTGTGTCTTCACTGGTTTTATCTGAAAAACTGGTGGTTTACACCTACGACAGTCTGCTTCCTCTCGCGCGAGAAGCCTTTCCAAAATTTGAAGAGCTCACCGGGATAGAGGTTGTGGTGAGAACCTACGGTGACGCCGGAGCGGTTTTGTCAAAGGTCATTGCGGAGAGGGAAAAGTCAGATGTTGATGTGGTCATAGGTATCGACAACCTACTGGCAAAGAGAGCCTTTGAAGAGGATATCTTCCTTAGCTACAAACCAAAGAATGCAGATTCGATTGTCGATAAGTCCCTGATTTTTGACCCCCAGTGGCGACTGACACCTTATGACTACGGAGCGATTGCAATAATCTATGACCACGCAGAATATGGCAAACTCGATATCGAATCTCTTGACCAGCTAACCGAAAAACGATTCAGAAGAAGCCTCATCATTCAGGATCCAAGAACTTCCAGTACAGGGTTGTCCTTTGTAATGTGGACATACCTATTACACCAGGAAGATGAGGATTTTGTCGAATTCTGGCGAAATTTAAAGGATTCTATACTTACAATTACCTTTGGTTGGGATGATGCTTTTGAAAAGTTTGAAGCCGGAGAAGCACCCATGATGGTTAGCTATGCAACCGACGGAGCGTACTCCTACCACTATTATGGAAAGGTATATTATGGAGCCATCATTCCAGGTGGAAAAGGTTACGTTCAAATCGAGGGAGCCGGAATCTGCAAATGGACGGATAATTTAGAGGCTGCTCAAAAATTCATCGATTTTCTTATTTCCCCGGAATGCCAGAACAGCATTCCGCTGAATCAGTGGATGTTCCCGGTTATAGAAATTGATCTGCCAGAAGCGTTTAACTACGCGGTGAAACCTACCGAACTTCTCTCTGTTCCTGAAAATATCGATATTGAAAAAATTATTGCCCTCTGGGAGAGTGTTATCTACGAATAA